One genomic window of Cyprinus carpio isolate SPL01 chromosome B8, ASM1834038v1, whole genome shotgun sequence includes the following:
- the rassf11 gene encoding ras association domain-containing protein 8, with the protein MEVKVYVEGVQRIVCGVTDKTTCQEVVIALAQALGRTGRYTLREKFKEYERNVTPDERLLESLEKYGEQAKEVQLTLKHIGPSLGEETNQSKAQMRRADGTGRARRGSGAIALHRQSLPPLSHLCLHSDPPPEEPKRPKRKSLTLMEEAWGWLENLGRGGKQQSGRDKGKDKEGKKGNGHSDNTTKISLASGTMEPRDKKDKNRFASHQPLISCLGNHGRCTDESSVCERQDEEEQKGVEEDLKTLNPVVQTIHQETESGEIVELRRLVVQQQASLQELKHKIESTDQMILELEQQQATSELSELLSEEEEQLKFWLNELKAEEVFERDLQMQFLQIKEEAAECKATLEEYKQKLQVMDLRNSQQQTGHEDDTGENIQADSTKPAQTSDKKIQISAEDSCGDAGTKRVVTTLESKLPYVLVSANQISNPPLSGPEDLREWWTRWSQSQNPASVTKHKRVHRSEITIHLGSTRV; encoded by the coding sequence GTCGCACTGGTCGATACACTCTAAGAGAAAAATTCAAAGAATATGAACGTAATGTGACTCCAGATGAACGTCTCTTGGAGTCCTTGGAGAAATATGGTGAGCAAGCTAAGGAGGTGCAGCTCACTTTGAAGCATATCGGTCCATCCCTTGGGGAAGAAACAAACCAGTCCAAAGCCCAAATGAGGCGAGCGGATGGGACAGGGAGAGCGCGAAGAGGCAGCGGGGCAATCGCCCTACACCGCCAGAGCCTCCCACCGCTGTCACACCTCTGCCTCCACTCCGACCCCCCGCCCGAGGAACCGAAGAGACCCAAGCGGAAGTCGCTAACGCTAATGGAGGAAGCATGGGGTTGGCTGGAAAACTTGGGCAGAGGCGGGAAGCAGCAATCAGGACGAGATAAGGGGAAAGACAAGGAGGGCAAAAAAGGAAATGGGCACTCAGATAACACAACCAAAATTTCCCTGGCCTCTGGGACGATGGAGCCAagagacaaaaaagacaaaaatagattTGCATCACATCAGCCTTTGATCAGTTGCCTCGGGAACCATGGCAGATGCACTGATGAGAGTTCTGTTTGTGAGAGACAAGACGAAGAGGAACAGAAAGGCGTTGAGGAGGACCTGAAAACCTTAAATCCAGTGGTCCAAACAATCCATCAAGAGACAGAGAGTGGGGAGATTGTAGAGTTAAGAAGACTAGTTGTCCAACAACAGGCAAGTCTACAAGAACTAAAGCACAAAATTGAGTCAACGGACCAGATGATCCTTGAGCTAGAGCAGCAGCAAGCTACCAGTGAGCTTTCCGAGCTGCTTTCAGAAGAAGAGGAGCAGCTCAAGTTCTGGCTCAATGAGCTCAAGGCGGAGGAAGTATTTGAGAGAGACCTTCAGATGCAGTTCCTTCAGATAAAAGAGGAAGCTGCTGAGTGCAAAGCTACGCTGGAAGAGTACAAACAGAAACTGCAAGTGATGGACTTGAGAAACTCCCAGCAGCAAACAGGTCATGAAGATGACACTGGAGAGAATATCCAAGCAGATTCGACAAAACCTGCCCAAACAAGCGACAAAAAAATACAGATCTCCGCAGAGGATTCTTGTGGAGATGCTGGAACAAAAAGGGTGGTGACAACGCTAGAGTCCAAACTCCCATATGTGCTTGTTTCAGCAAACCAGATTTCAAATCCTCCTCTAAGTGGACCAGAAGACCTGAGGGAATGGTGGACGCGATGGTCTCAGAGCCAGAATCCAGCATCAGTGACAAAACACAAGAGAGTTCACCGCTCTGAAATCACCATACATTTGGGAAGCACCAGAGTTTAA